From one Lotus japonicus ecotype B-129 chromosome 3, LjGifu_v1.2 genomic stretch:
- the LOC130745209 gene encoding uncharacterized protein LOC130745209 yields the protein MKMKQREDRNVERGFQGNKRKRGNATDDLAVKVKKDAADTSKELVFGNVILQDEEIQGKKKIKVSKFKELERAKKLEELKKKDPEKGEAFARKQSWEAALNRASGIKVHDDPKLVQKSMKKEQKRREKNAEKWKERVQTRDQLKAGKQQKRSENIAERIQQKKMRKIAKREKKLLRPGFEGGKEGFMNNGTA from the coding sequence atgaagatgaagcaGAGGGAAGATAGGAATGTCGAGAGAGGATTTCAGGGCAATAAACGCAAGAGGGGCAATGCGACTGATGACTTGGCGGTGAAAGTGAAGAAGGATGCTGCAGATACTTCCAAGGAGCTTGTGTTTGGTAATGTTATACTTCAAGATGAAGAAAtacaagggaagaagaagataaaagttTCGAAGTTCAAGGAACTTGAAAGGGCTAAGAAGTTGGaggaattgaagaagaaagatccTGAGAAGGGTGAAGCTTTTGCTAGAAAGCAATCATGGGAAGCAGCATTGAATAGAGCTTCAGGGATTAAGGTCCATGATGATCCCAAACTTGTACAGAAAAGCATGAAGAAGGAGCAGAAGAGACGGGAGAAAAATGCAGAGAAATGGAAGGAGAGAGTTCAAACAAGGGACCAGTTGAAGGCAGGGAAGCAGCAGAAAAGGTCAGAAAATATAGCTGAGAGGATTCAGCAGAAGAAAATGCGAAAAATtgcaaagagagagaaaaagctatTACGGCCTGGCTTTGAAGGTGGCAAGGAAGGTTTTATGAATAATGGCACTGCCTAA
- the LOC130745432 gene encoding ABC transporter C family member 13, with translation MDDFFALICPNSPFVWDGKRFSECFEDIVLGLAVNIVTIVMIVLLGIYQKIARGVRRPEAQMALPEKVVLDFIPAVGACFSISNIIFLWKKEHDGHFVEYHKWFYSCSELVVWISIVLFTRCVSSHYIVLNCALCLWWILKPILGVFHLMTKFPSLEVSVLIIESILVLSNISFGIAINVMRIKRLSTKSSLLEEPLLSNGVDLEEGGNRDLGFNGDLWDLMTFKFITPVMNCGVVKQLDFEDLLPLPTDMGPSPCHEIILSCWRAQLSNNSSSPSLLRALCSAYGWPYLRLGLLKVINDCIGFAGPLLLNKLIQFLQQGSVNWDGYLLALSLGLTSIIKSVLDTQYTFHLSKLKLKLRSSIMTLIYEKCLRVNLAERSKFTNGEIQTFMSVDADRTVNLCNSFHDMWSLPLQIGVALYLLYTQVKFAFVSGLAITILLIPVNKWISKLIARATEQMMKQKDERIRKTGELLTYIRTLKMYGWELLFSSWLMETRTLEVKHLATRKYLDAWCVFFWATTPTLFSLFTFGLFALMGHQLDAAMVFTCLALFNTLISPLNSFPWVINGLIDAIISSRRLSRFLSCPEHKFKVGEISSCSSSFLSKQPDSLQSLAVFIEDACCTWSSSDEQALNLVLNHVTLGLSKGSFIAVIGEVGSGKSSLLYSILGEMRVAHGSTHCNGSVAYAPQLPWILSGTVRDNILFGKGYDPKRYADTLQACALDVDISLMVGGDMAYIGEKGVNLSGGQRARLALARVLYHDSDVIMLDDVLSAVDVQVAQWILHNAILGPLMQGKTRLLCTHNIQAISSADMIVVLDKGHVKWMGRSADYSVSSYTAFSPLNEIDSTLHDHRQSCSTDSSSKSMEQYLPDRVIVDALEGAEEVIEVELRKEGKVEIGVYKNYAVFTGWFITVVICLSAILMQASRNGNDLWLSYWVDTTTKSGQTKYSVSFYLVILCLFCILNSFFTLVRAFSFAFGGLQAATKVHNRLLSKLINAPVQFFDQTPGGRILNRLSSDLYTIDDSLPFIMNILLANFVGLLGIAIVLSYVQVFFLVLLLPFWYIYSRLQLFYRSTSRELRRLDSVSRSPIYTSFTETLDGSSTIRAFKSEDFFFAKFIQHVTSYQKTSYTEIVASLWLSLRLQWLAAFVISFIALMAVAGSLGSLPINFGTPGLVGLALSYAAPIVSLLGSFLTSFTETEKEMVSVERALQYMDIPQEEQAGCLNLNPDWPNQGVIKFQHVTLKYMPSLPAALCNLSFRIAGGTQVGIIGRTGAGKSSVLNALFRLTPICTGSITVDGMDIQNIPVRELRTHLAIVPQSPFLFEGSLRDNLDPFKMNDDLKIWNALEKCHVKEEVEATGGLDILVKEGGISFSVGQRQLLCLARAILKSSKVLCLDECTANVDTQTASLLQSTISSECQGMTVITIAHRISTVINMDNILILDHGNLAEQGNPQVLLKDDTSIFSSFVKASSM, from the exons ATGGACGACTTCTTCGCTCTAATTTGCCCTAATTCTCCATTC GTATGGGATGGAAAGAGATTCTCCGAGTGCTTTGAAGACAT TGTTTTAGGTTTAGCAGTGAACATAGTGactattgttatgattgttctGCTTGGAATTTATCAAAAGATTGCCCGAGGAGTTCGGAGACCAGAAGCTCAG ATGGCCCTTCCAGAGAAAGTTGTCCTGGATTTCATACCAGCTGTTGGAGCATGTTTTTCAATCTCGAACATAATTTTCTTGTGGAAGAAAGAACATGATGGTCATTTTGTGGAATATCATAAATGGTTTTATAGTTGTTCTGAATTGGTTGTGTGG ATAAGTATCGTTCTCTTCACAAGGTGTGTCAGCAGTCATTACATTGTCTTGAACTGTGCCTTATGTTTATGGTGGATTCTAAAACCAATATTGGGGGTTTTCCATTTGATGACAAAGTTTCCATCATTGGAG GTTTCAGTATTAATCATAGAAAGCATACTTGTTCTCTCCAATATCTCATTTGGCATTGCTATCAATGTGATGAGGATAAAGAGACTATCTACAAAAAGCAG TTTATTGGAAGAGCCACTTCTTTCCAATGGTGTGGACCTTGAGGAAGGTGGCAATCGTGACCTT GGATTTAACGGAGACCTTTGGGATTTGATGACTTTCAAATTCATAACTCCAGTAATGAATTGTGGTGTTGTAAAGCAATTAGACTTTGAAGATCTTCTGCCACTACCTACTGATATGGGTCCTTCTCCCTGTCATGAGATAATTTTATCCTGTTGGCGAGCTCAGCTGAGTAATAACAGTTCAAGCCCATCCTTGCTTAGAGCACTCTGCAGTGCATATGGTTGGCCATATCTCCGTCTGGGTTTGTTGAAG GTGATTAATGATTGTATTGGTTTTGCGGGACCATTGCTTCTCAATAAGCTGATCCAGTTTCTTCAACAAG GTTCAGTGAATTGGGATGGCTATTTACTTGCATTATCCTTGGGTCTCACCTCTATAATTAA ATCTGTTTTAGATACACAATATACTTTTCATCTTTCCAAACTGAAGTTAAAGCTGCGATCTAGTATCATGACTCTTATCTATGAGAAG TGTCTACGTGTGAACCTAGCAGAGCGTTCAAAATTCACAAATGGAGAAATTCAGACATTTATGTCAGTGGATGCTGAccgaactgtcaacttgtgtaaTAGTTTCCATGATATGTGGAG CCTGCCTTTACAAATTGGAGTGGCACTTTATCTTTTATATACTCAAGTCAAATTCGCATTTGTATCTGGATTAGCGATAACCATTCTGTTAATACCAG TGAATAAATGGATATCAAAATTGATTGCAAGAGCCACTGAGCAAATGATGAAGCAGAAGGATGAAAG GATTCGTAAGACTGGAGAACTTTTGACATATATTCGTACTTTGAAGATGTATGGATGGGAACTTCTTTTCTCGAGTTGGTTGATGGAAACAAGAACTTTGGAAGTGAAACACTTGGCT ACTCGGAAGTATTTGGATGCATGGTGTGTATTCTTTTGGGCAACAACACCGACACTCTTTTCTCTTTTCACATTTGGACTCTTTGCATTGATGGGACATCAACTTGATGCAGCAATG GTTTTCACTTGTCTTGCTTTGTTCAACACATTGATTTCACCACTGAACTCATTTCCTTGGGTGATTAATGGATTGATTGAT GCCATCATATCCTCCAGACGGCTAAGTAGGTTTCTCTCTTGTCCTGAACATAAATTTAAAGTGGGAGAGATCAGTTCCTGTTCATCATCATTCCTGAGTAAACAGCCTGATTCTTTACAAAGTTTGGCTGTCTTTATCGAAGATGCGTGTTGTACTTGGTCAAGCAGTGATGAACAAGCATTAAACTTGGTGCTGAATCATGTGACTCTAGGCCTGTCCAAGGGTTCCTTTATTGCAGTTATTGGAGAG GTTGGTTCAGGTAAATCATCCCTGTTATATTCAATTCTTGGAGAAATGCGGGTTGCTCATGGATCTACTCATTGCAATGGTTCGGTAGCTTATGCACCACAG CTTCCTTGGATTTTGTCTGGAACTGTGCGTGACAATATATTGTTTGGGAAAGGCTATGATCCTAAAAG GTATGCAGATACACTGCAAGCATGTGCGTTAGATGTGGATATCTCATTGATGGTTGGAGGTGACATGGCTTATATTGGAGAGAAAGGAGTCAACTTATCAGGTGGACAGAGAGCTCGTCTTGCTTTGGCAAG GGTACTGTATCATGACTCAGATGTCATTATGCTTGACGATGTCCTGAGTGCAGTTGATGTTCAAGTTGCTCAATGGATCTTACACAATGCAATTCTAGGTCCTCTTATGCAGGGGAAAACTCGACTTCTTTGTACCCACAACATTCAG GCAATATCTTCTGCTGATATGATTGTTGTATTGGACAAAGGACACGTAAAGTGGATGGGAAGATCAGCTGACTATTCAGTTTCTTCATATACAGCATTCTCACCACTGAATGAAATTGATTCAACTTTACATGATCATAGACAATCTTGCAGCACAGATTCTTCTTCCAAATCTATGGAGCAGTATCTTCCTGATAGAGTTATTGTGGATGCTCTGGAGGGAGCCGAGGAGGTAATTGAAGTTGAGTTGAGGAAAGAAGGAAAAGTTGAAATTGGGGTGTACAA GAATTATGCTGTCTTTACTGGCTGGTTCATCACAGTTGTTATATGTCTCTCAGCTATTTTGATGCAAGCTTCTCGTAATGGAAATGATTTATGGCTGTCATATTGGGTTGATACAACAACAAAAAGCGGTCAAACGAAATACTCCGTGTCTTTCTATCTG GTTATACTATGTCTCTTTTGTATTTTGAATTCCTTTTTCACATTGGTGAGGGCATTCTCTTTTGCGTTTGGTGGCTTACAAGCAGCAACTAAGGTACACAATAGACTGCTTAGCAAGCTTATCAATGCACCTGTGCAATTCTTTGATCAGACCCCAGGTGGAAGAATACTGAATAG GTTATCATCAGATCTCTATACAATTGATGATTCTCTTCCATTCATTATGAACATTCTCCTAGCTAATTTCGTGGGCCTGTTGGGTATTGCAATAGTTCTGTCTTATGTACAG GTCTTCTTCTTAGTCTTGTTATTGCCATTTTGGTATATCTACAGTAGACTTCAG TTATTCTACAGATCAACATCAAGAGAATTACGACGACTGGATAGTGTTTCTCGTTCTCCAATATATACATCTTTCACCGAAACACTTGATGGATCATCAACAATTAGGGCGTTTAAATCTGAG GactttttctttgcaaaattcATTCAACATGTAACATCGTATCAGAAGACTTCCTATACAGAGATAGTGGCGAGTTTGTGGCTTTCATTGCGTCTTCAG TGGTTAGCTGCATTTGTCATCTCATTCATAGCCCTTATGGCTGTTGCCGGATCACTGGGCAGTTTGCCTATCAACTTTGGCACACCAGGACTG GTAGGTTTGGCCCTCTCATATGCAGCTCCAATCGTGTCCCTCTTGGGGAGTTTCCTAACAAGTTTCACTGAAACAGAAAAGGAAATGGTTTCAGTTGAAAGAGCCCTTCAA TACATGGACATTCCTCAAGAAGAACAAGCTGGATGCCTAAACTTGAATCCAGATTGGCCAAATCAAGGAGTTATTAAATTCCAGCATGTTACTTTGAAATATATGCCCTCTTTGCCTGCCGCACTCTGCAATCTTAGTTTTAGAATTGCAGGAGGGACACAG GTTGGAATAATTGGAAGAACAGGCGCTGGAAAGTCTAGTGTGTTAAATGCCCTTTTCCGCCTTACCCCAATATGTACAGGCTCCATCACAGTTGATGGCATGGACATTCAAAATATTCCTGTCAGAGAACTACGAACACATTTGGCTATTGTCCCTCAGAGCCCATTCTTGTTTGAAGGATCACTAAG GGACAACCTTGATCCATTCAAAATGAATGATGACTTAAAAATTTGGAATGCATTGGAGAAATGCCATGTGAAAGAGGAAGTAGAAGCAACCGGAGGGTTGGATATTCTTGTAAAGGAAGGCGGTATATCATTTTCAGTTGGCCAGCGACAGCTTCTTTGCCTTGCGCGCGCAATTCTCAAATCTTCAAAG GTTCTTTGTTTGGATGAATGCACGGCCAATGTAGACACTCAAACTGCTTCACTGCTTCAAAGTACCATATCCAGTGAATGCCAAGGAATGACAGTGATCACAATTGCTCATCGGATTTCAACTGTTATAAATATGGATAACATTCTGATCCTTGACCATGGGAACCTG GCTGAACAAGGAAACCCTCAGGTTCTTTTGAAAGATGACACCTCTATATTTTCTAGTTTTGTTAAAGCTTCATCAATGTAA
- the LOC130748513 gene encoding beta-ketoacyl-[acyl-carrier-protein] synthase III A, chloroplastic: protein MANASGLFTPSVPKLKLRVRPLTGIHRFEGFSAKVFCLGTNEGADKHASTVSPSQSRMPRLVSKGCKLVGCGSAVPTRQISNDELSKIVDTNDEWISVRTGIRNRRVLTGGDNLTSLAAEAAKKALEMAKVDPDDLDLILMCTSTPEDLFGSAPQIQKQLGCKTNPLSYDITAACSGFVLGLISAACHIRGGGFKNVLVIGADALSRYVDWTDRGTCILFGDAAGAVVVQACNSEEDGLFGFDLHSNGDGQRHLNAAIREKETNSAVDSNGSVPGFPPKQSSYSCIQMNGKEVFRFAVKYVPQSIEYALEKAGLPASSIDWLLLHQANQRIIDAVATRLELPSERVISNLANYGNTSAASIPLALDEAVRSGKVKPGQTIATAGFGAGLTWGSAIVRWG, encoded by the exons ATGGCCAATGCATCTGGTTTGTTCACTCCTTCAGTTCCCAAGCTCAAACTGAGGGTCCGTCCTCTCACTGGCATTCATCGATTTGAAGGATTTTCCGCCAAAGTTTTTTGCCTTGGTACTAACGAAGGAGCTGACAAGCATGCTTCCACTGTTTCTCCTTCCCAATCTCGTATGCCCAG GCTTGTCAGTAAAGGATGTAAGTTAGTTGGATGTGGTTCTGCTGTGCCAACTCGTCAGATTTCTAATGATGAACTTTCAAAAATTGTTGATACTAATGATGAATGGATATCTGTTCGCACTGGAATTCGTAATAGACGAGTTCTTACAG GCGGAGATAACTTGACGTCTTTAGCGGCAGAGGCAGCTAAGAAAGCTCTTGAGATGGCAAAGGTTGATCCTGATGACCTTGACCTAATATTGATGTGCACATCAACACCTGAGGATCTTTTTGGTAGTGCGCCTCAG ATTCAAaaacaacttggctgcaaaacAAATCCATTGTCATATGACATTACTGCTGCATGTAGCGGATTCGTGTTGGGTTTAATATCAGCTGCTTGTCACATTAGGG GGGGTGGATTTAAGAATGTCCTTGTTATTGGGGCTGATGCTCTTTCGCGGTATGTTGATTGGACCGACAGAGGAACCTGTATTCTTTTTGGAGATGCTGCTGGTGCTGTAGTAGTACAG GCCTGCAACAGTGAGGAAGATGGTTTATTTGGTTTTGATTTGCATAGTAATGGTGATGGTCAAAG GCATTTAAATGCCGctataagagaaaaagagacaAATAGTGCAGTGGATTCAAATGGTTCTGTGCCTGGCTTTCCTCCCAAGCAGTCCTCATATTCATGCATTCAAATGAATGGCAAAGAAGTCTTTCGCTTCGCTGTAAAATATGTGCCACAATCAATTGAATATGCCCTAGAAAAGGCCGGCCTCCCTGCATCTAGCATTGATTGGTTACTTCTCCATCAG GCAAACCAGAGGATTATTGATGCAGTTGCTACTCGGCTAGAACTACCCTCAGAACGTGTGATATCaaatttggctaattatggcAACACAAGTGCAGCTTCCATTCCCCTGGCTTTAGATGAAGCAGTTAGAAGTGGGAAGGTTAAGCCAGGGCAAACTATTGCAACTGCCGGCTTTGGCGCGGGTCTTACTTGGGGTTCAGCGATTGTTCGTTGGGGTTGA